The Phycisphaeraceae bacterium genome includes a window with the following:
- a CDS encoding 8-amino-7-oxononanoate synthase, with translation MDSLTNHLREDLARREDEGLLRQLRPVENTGPIVRLHGRDLLNLASNDYLGLSQHPRLIQAATEASQRYGTGSGASRLVVGDLPPHREAEEAFAAFKHAEAALLTGSGYLANLALMTSLAEPGDLIALDKLSHASLIDAARASGAIVRTFPHGDYDRMAALLDRHGRAAHRRFVLTDSVFSMDGDAADLPTLCDLAEQYDAHVIVDEAHGTGVLGATGAGLVEVQAVSDRVLAVVSTASKALGGLGGIITSSRVVIDTLINRARSLIYTTATPASQAAALTAAISVLRDEPHRQQRLTEMSTRVRAALTSAGWTLPELASGIATPIIPLIAGDTPAALKLAERLQSAGILAVAIRPPTVPPGSARVRLSLRADLTDEQVERVVEAVSQSAPGAGGG, from the coding sequence ATGGACAGTCTTACCAATCACTTACGCGAGGATCTGGCCCGCCGCGAGGACGAAGGTCTGCTGCGCCAGCTCCGCCCGGTCGAGAACACCGGCCCGATCGTCCGCCTCCACGGCCGCGACCTGCTCAACCTCGCTTCCAACGACTACCTTGGCCTCAGCCAGCACCCCAGGCTCATCCAGGCCGCCACCGAAGCCAGCCAGCGCTACGGAACCGGCTCGGGCGCGAGTCGGCTGGTCGTCGGCGACCTCCCGCCTCACCGCGAAGCCGAGGAGGCCTTCGCCGCCTTCAAACACGCCGAAGCCGCTCTGCTCACAGGCTCGGGCTACCTCGCCAACCTCGCGCTGATGACCAGCCTCGCCGAACCCGGCGACCTGATCGCCCTCGATAAGCTCAGCCACGCCAGCCTTATCGACGCCGCCCGCGCCTCCGGCGCGATCGTTCGCACCTTCCCCCATGGCGACTATGACCGCATGGCCGCCCTGCTCGATAGGCACGGCCGCGCGGCCCACCGACGATTCGTCCTGACCGATTCAGTCTTCTCGATGGACGGCGACGCCGCCGACCTGCCAACCCTCTGTGATCTCGCTGAACAATACGATGCCCACGTCATCGTCGATGAAGCCCACGGTACCGGCGTCCTCGGAGCGACCGGCGCGGGTCTCGTCGAAGTACAGGCCGTCAGCGACCGCGTCCTCGCCGTCGTCAGCACGGCCAGCAAAGCCCTCGGCGGTTTGGGTGGGATCATCACCAGCTCGCGCGTCGTCATCGACACCCTGATCAACCGCGCCCGCTCGCTGATCTACACCACCGCCACACCAGCCAGCCAGGCCGCCGCCCTCACCGCAGCGATCAGCGTCCTCCGCGACGAACCCCACCGCCAGCAACGACTCACCGAGATGAGCACCCGCGTCCGTGCCGCCCTGACCAGCGCCGGCTGGACGCTCCCCGAACTCGCGTCGGGTATCGCGACGCCGATCATCCCCCTCATCGCTGGCGACACCCCCGCCGCCCTCAAGCTCGCCGAACGACTCCAGTCCGCAGGCATCCTCGCCGTCGCGATTCGCCCACCGACGGTCCCACCGGGCTCGGCGCGGGTGCGGCTGTCGCTGCGGGCTGATCTGACGGACGAGCAGGTTGAGCGGGTGGTGGAGGCGGTAAGTCAGTCGGCACCCGGTGCTGGCGGGGGATAA
- a CDS encoding HU family DNA-binding protein, with translation MATITKKELIDQIADATGQKRVVVKKIVQSFLDSIIIELGKGNRLEFRDFGVFEVKQRQARMAQNPKTLEPVEVPPKRTVKFKIGRLMKQTLSGEEATFIDSDDDEI, from the coding sequence ATGGCGACGATCACGAAAAAAGAACTGATTGACCAAATCGCCGACGCCACCGGCCAGAAGCGGGTCGTCGTCAAAAAAATCGTTCAGAGCTTCCTCGACAGCATCATCATCGAGCTGGGCAAGGGTAACCGCTTGGAGTTCCGAGACTTCGGCGTGTTCGAGGTCAAGCAGCGGCAAGCCCGCATGGCCCAAAACCCCAAGACCCTCGAGCCCGTCGAGGTCCCGCCCAAGAGGACCGTCAAGTTCAAAATCGGCCGTCTGATGAAGCAGACCCTCTCCGGCGAAGAGGCCACCTTCATCGACAGTGACGACGACGAGATCTGA
- the def gene encoding peptide deformylase — translation MPVDPARLQIVVHPHPVLRQRAQEVAAVTDEVRGVALRMLDLMHEAPGVGLAAPQVGLSWRMFVANPTGEPEDDLVFVNPRFAELGRDQDLHDEGCLSLPDITCQVRRPTFAVIEALDLQGQSFRLAGEGFAPRVWQHEYDHLEGVLIIDKMSPSDRIANRQALRALEEA, via the coding sequence ATGCCGGTCGATCCCGCCAGACTGCAGATCGTGGTCCACCCCCATCCGGTCCTCCGTCAGAGGGCTCAGGAGGTCGCTGCGGTCACGGATGAGGTCCGGGGGGTGGCCCTGCGTATGCTGGACCTGATGCACGAGGCCCCTGGCGTCGGCCTCGCGGCCCCTCAGGTGGGTCTGAGCTGGCGGATGTTCGTCGCCAACCCGACCGGAGAGCCCGAGGACGACCTGGTCTTTGTTAACCCCCGGTTTGCGGAGTTGGGGCGGGATCAAGACCTCCATGATGAGGGCTGCCTGAGCCTGCCGGATATCACCTGCCAGGTCCGCCGACCGACGTTTGCGGTCATCGAAGCGTTGGATCTCCAAGGGCAGTCGTTCCGGCTGGCGGGGGAGGGGTTCGCGCCTCGTGTCTGGCAGCACGAGTACGACCACCTCGAAGGGGTGCTGATTATCGACAAGATGTCGCCCTCTGACCGGATCGCCAATCGACAGGCGCTGCGCGCTCTTGAGGAGGCGTGA
- the fmt gene encoding methionyl-tRNA formyltransferase, giving the protein MRIVFCGSGEFGLPTLEWIASHHELVAVVTQPDKPAGRKRVMTPTPIGAWADAQGVETLRSENINTEAELNRLRDWKPDATIVIAFGQKIGPEAIEAMGRLTVNLHASLLPKYRGAAPINWAMIEGETRTGVSVIGLAQKMDAGVVYHQSSLDIDPAETAGELHDRLALLGPNAIGAVLNQLDADRLAPIEQDHSQATKAPKFTKADGTVDFNQTCHRVRCRIHGLTPWPGCRVRWVAADGCERGELMIRRVSEVPDLSCTIGLESIESPPVPGTLLAPSEDNRQQTDLIATPDGAVRLMEIQAPGRKAMSFREFQQGKGMTPGDRLEPFTTE; this is encoded by the coding sequence ATGCGCATCGTCTTCTGCGGCTCCGGCGAGTTTGGCCTGCCGACGCTCGAATGGATCGCCAGCCACCACGAGTTGGTGGCGGTCGTGACGCAGCCGGACAAGCCGGCGGGGCGCAAACGTGTGATGACGCCAACACCGATCGGGGCCTGGGCTGATGCTCAGGGCGTCGAGACGCTGAGGTCGGAGAACATCAACACGGAAGCCGAACTTAACCGGCTGCGCGACTGGAAGCCTGATGCGACCATCGTCATTGCGTTTGGTCAGAAGATCGGTCCGGAAGCGATTGAGGCGATGGGGCGGTTGACGGTCAATCTCCACGCTTCACTCCTGCCGAAGTATCGGGGGGCCGCGCCGATCAACTGGGCGATGATCGAGGGCGAGACGCGCACCGGCGTCTCGGTGATCGGCCTGGCTCAGAAGATGGATGCGGGTGTGGTGTATCACCAGTCGTCGCTCGACATCGATCCGGCGGAAACCGCGGGCGAGCTGCACGATCGTTTAGCTTTGCTGGGGCCGAATGCGATCGGCGCGGTATTGAATCAACTCGATGCGGATCGACTTGCGCCGATCGAGCAAGACCACAGCCAGGCGACCAAGGCCCCGAAGTTCACCAAGGCCGATGGAACCGTTGACTTCAACCAGACCTGCCACCGGGTGCGCTGCCGGATTCATGGATTGACACCTTGGCCGGGATGCCGGGTGCGCTGGGTGGCCGCGGACGGCTGCGAGCGCGGGGAGCTGATGATTCGCCGGGTGAGCGAGGTGCCCGACCTCTCCTGTACGATCGGTCTGGAGTCGATCGAATCTCCTCCCGTGCCGGGCACACTGCTGGCCCCCAGCGAGGACAACCGCCAGCAAACGGACCTGATCGCCACCCCGGATGGCGCTGTCCGACTGATGGAGATCCAAGCTCCCGGTCGCAAAGCGATGAGCTTCCGGGAGTTTCAGCAGGGCAAGGGAATGACGCCGGGAGACCGGCTTGAGCCGTTTACAACTGAGTAG